One Rhinopithecus roxellana isolate Shanxi Qingling chromosome 7, ASM756505v1, whole genome shotgun sequence DNA segment encodes these proteins:
- the TCEAL9 gene encoding transcription elongation factor A protein-like 9, protein MKSCQKIEGKPENESEPKHEEEPKPEEKPEEEEKLEEEAKAKGTFRERLIQSLQEFKEDIHNRHLSNEDMFREVDEIDEIRRVRNKLIVMRWKVNRNHPYPYLM, encoded by the coding sequence ATGAAATCCTGTCAAAAAATTGAAGGAAAACCAGAAAATGAGAGTGAACCAAAGCATGAGGAAGAGCCAAAGCCTGAGGAAAagccagaggaggaggagaagctaGAGGAGGAGGCCAAAGCAAAAGGAACTTTTAGAGAAAGGCTGATTCAATCTCTCCAGGAgtttaaagaagatatacacaacAGGCATTTAAGCAATGAAGATATGTTTAGAGAAGTGGATGAAATAGATGAGATAAGGAGAGTCAGAAACAAACTTATAGTGATGCGTTGGAAGGTTAATCGAAACCATCCTTACCCCTATTTAATGTAG
- the BEX3 gene encoding protein BEX3 isoform X1 → MANIHQENEEMEQPMQNGEEDRPLGGGEGHQPAGNRRGQARRLAPNFRWAIPNRQINDGMGGDGDDMEIFMEEMREIRRKLRELQLRNCLRILMGELSNHHDHHDEFCLMP, encoded by the coding sequence atggCAAATATTCACCAGGAAAACGAAGAGATGGAGCAGCCTATGCAGAATGGAGAGGAAGACCGCCCTTTGGGAGGAGGTGAAGGCCACCAGCCTGCAGGAAATCGACGGGGACAGGCGCGCCGACTTGCCCCTAATTTTCGATGGGCCATACCCAATAGGCAGATCAATGATGGGATGGGTGGAGATGGAGATGATATGGAAATATTCATGGAGGAGATGAGAGAAATCAGGAGAAAACTTAGGGAGCTGCAGTTGAGGAATTGTCTGCGTATCCTTATGGGGGAGCTCTCTAATCACCATGACCATCATGATGAATTTTGCCTTATGCCTTGA
- the BEX3 gene encoding protein BEX3 isoform X2, whose amino-acid sequence MEQPMQNGEEDRPLGGGEGHQPAGNRRGQARRLAPNFRWAIPNRQINDGMGGDGDDMEIFMEEMREIRRKLRELQLRNCLRILMGELSNHHDHHDEFCLMP is encoded by the coding sequence ATGGAGCAGCCTATGCAGAATGGAGAGGAAGACCGCCCTTTGGGAGGAGGTGAAGGCCACCAGCCTGCAGGAAATCGACGGGGACAGGCGCGCCGACTTGCCCCTAATTTTCGATGGGCCATACCCAATAGGCAGATCAATGATGGGATGGGTGGAGATGGAGATGATATGGAAATATTCATGGAGGAGATGAGAGAAATCAGGAGAAAACTTAGGGAGCTGCAGTTGAGGAATTGTCTGCGTATCCTTATGGGGGAGCTCTCTAATCACCATGACCATCATGATGAATTTTGCCTTATGCCTTGA